The Saccharomonospora glauca K62 genome has a segment encoding these proteins:
- the thrC gene encoding threonine synthase, whose translation MTAIAPTSSRRAVDLGPAVELVSKEEGHRQPLAPEFVSPHDFSPLEVAYDFGRVRREDIESGPRNIWRYKKLLPVPSNVEEIPNTEPGCTRLVRADRLAKALGVRRLWVKDDTGNPTHSFKDRVVAVALAAAREFGFDTLACPSTGNLANAVAAAAARAGWQSVVLIPSSLERAKVLTTAVYDGALIAVDGNYDDVNRLATELAAEHENWAFVNVNVRPYYSEGSKTLAFEVAEQLGWRIPEQIVVPIASGSQLTKVDKGFRELGELGLVEASPYRVFGAQATGCSPVSAAFRDGHDVVRPVRPDTIARSLAIGNPADGPYVLDTVRRTGGAIADVSDDEIVAGIRLLARTEGIFTETAGGVTVATAKKLVETGKLDPDAETVLLITGDGLKTLDALGDRVGPKATVPPSVEAVQAALDD comes from the coding sequence ATGACCGCAATTGCGCCCACATCCTCCCGTCGTGCCGTCGACCTCGGCCCCGCCGTGGAACTCGTGTCGAAGGAGGAGGGCCACCGCCAGCCGTTGGCTCCGGAGTTCGTCTCCCCGCACGACTTCTCTCCGTTGGAGGTCGCCTACGACTTCGGGCGCGTGCGCCGGGAGGACATCGAATCCGGGCCCCGCAACATCTGGCGTTACAAGAAACTGCTTCCCGTTCCGTCGAACGTCGAGGAGATCCCGAACACCGAGCCCGGCTGTACCCGGCTGGTGCGCGCCGACCGACTCGCGAAGGCACTCGGCGTGCGCCGGTTGTGGGTCAAGGACGACACCGGCAACCCAACGCACTCGTTCAAGGACCGGGTGGTGGCCGTGGCGCTGGCCGCGGCCCGCGAGTTCGGCTTCGACACCCTCGCCTGTCCGTCCACCGGCAATCTCGCCAACGCGGTCGCGGCGGCCGCCGCCAGGGCGGGCTGGCAGTCCGTGGTCCTGATCCCCTCGTCACTGGAGCGGGCGAAGGTACTCACGACCGCCGTGTACGACGGCGCCCTGATCGCGGTGGACGGCAACTACGACGACGTCAACCGGCTGGCCACCGAACTCGCCGCCGAGCACGAGAATTGGGCGTTCGTCAACGTCAACGTGCGCCCCTACTACTCGGAGGGCTCCAAGACACTCGCCTTCGAGGTCGCCGAGCAGCTCGGCTGGCGGATTCCGGAGCAGATCGTGGTGCCGATCGCGTCGGGCTCCCAGCTGACCAAAGTAGACAAAGGATTCCGGGAGCTCGGTGAACTCGGTCTGGTGGAAGCGAGTCCGTACCGCGTGTTCGGCGCCCAGGCCACCGGCTGCTCCCCGGTCTCCGCGGCGTTCCGCGACGGACACGACGTGGTGCGCCCGGTGCGACCCGACACCATCGCCCGTTCGCTCGCTATCGGCAACCCCGCCGACGGACCGTACGTCCTCGACACCGTGCGTCGCACGGGCGGAGCCATCGCCGACGTCAGCGACGACGAGATCGTGGCAGGCATCCGGCTGCTGGCCCGCACCGAGGGCATCTTCACCGAGACCGCCGGGGGCGTCACCGTCGCGACCGCGAAGAAGCTCGTCGAGACCGGCAAGCTCGACCCGGACGCCGAGACGGTGCTGCTGATCACCGGAGACGGACTGAAGACCCTCGACGCCCTCGGCGACCGCGTCGGCCCCAAGGCCACCGTGCCGCCGTCGGTGGAGGCCGTGCAGGCCGCGCTCGACGACTGA
- the holA gene encoding DNA polymerase III subunit delta — translation MSRPVTTPPPLHLVLGEEELLVERAVREALDTARLADPAADATRIPVSELTPSYFAELVSPSLFSEGRVIVLDSAQEIGQENADAVLSYVADPADGIVLIVVHSGGGRSKAAKSLPAALRKAGAVVTECPKITKPAEREAFVRNEVRRAGGRIDAAGVVALIDAVGTDLRELASAAAQLVADSGGSVDEEAVRRYHRGRAEVTGFQVAEKAVAGDGAAALESLRWAQQIGVAHVLLADALADAVRTIARVSAAGRGHPNQLAGELGMPPWKIRKAQGQSKGWSSAGLAKAMRVAARVNADVKGAAADPGYALERAVLDIVAARRQR, via the coding sequence GTGAGTCGTCCAGTTACCACGCCCCCGCCACTGCATCTGGTGCTCGGTGAGGAAGAACTGCTCGTCGAACGAGCGGTCCGGGAAGCACTCGACACCGCCCGCCTGGCCGACCCGGCGGCCGACGCGACTCGCATCCCGGTGAGCGAACTCACCCCCTCGTACTTCGCCGAACTGGTGAGTCCCTCGCTGTTCAGCGAGGGTCGAGTCATCGTGCTCGACTCCGCCCAGGAGATCGGCCAGGAGAACGCGGACGCCGTGCTGTCCTACGTCGCCGACCCCGCGGACGGCATCGTGCTGATCGTGGTGCACAGCGGCGGCGGGCGGAGCAAGGCCGCGAAGTCGCTGCCCGCGGCGCTGCGCAAGGCGGGCGCCGTCGTCACGGAGTGCCCGAAGATCACCAAGCCCGCCGAGCGGGAGGCGTTCGTCCGCAACGAGGTCCGGAGGGCCGGCGGTCGGATCGACGCCGCCGGTGTGGTGGCGCTGATCGATGCCGTGGGCACGGATCTGCGGGAGCTGGCGTCGGCGGCGGCGCAGCTGGTGGCCGACTCGGGGGGATCGGTCGACGAGGAGGCGGTGCGGCGCTACCACCGCGGCCGCGCGGAGGTGACGGGGTTCCAGGTCGCCGAGAAGGCGGTGGCCGGTGACGGGGCGGCCGCGTTGGAGTCACTGCGCTGGGCTCAGCAGATCGGGGTCGCCCACGTACTGTTGGCCGACGCCCTCGCCGACGCGGTGCGCACGATAGCCAGGGTGTCCGCGGCCGGACGGGGGCACCCGAACCAGTTGGCGGGCGAGCTCGGCATGCCGCCGTGGAAGATCCGCAAGGCGCAGGGCCAGTCGAAGGGCTGGAGCTCCGCGGGGCTCGCCAAGGCCATGCGGGTGGCCGCGCGGGTGAACGCCGACGTCAAGGGCGCCGCGGCCGATCCGGGCTACGCCCTCGAACGCGCCGTCCTCGACATCGTGGCCGCCCGACGCCAGCGGTGA
- the rpsT gene encoding 30S ribosomal protein S20, whose translation MANIKSQMKRIKTNEKRRLRNQSIKSSVKTAIRKFREAAEAGDKEKAVELQRVAARKLDKAVSKGVIHKNQAANKKSAMAQRVNKL comes from the coding sequence GTGGCCAACATCAAGTCCCAGATGAAGCGCATCAAGACCAACGAGAAGCGCCGTCTGCGCAACCAGTCGATCAAGTCGTCGGTGAAGACCGCGATCCGCAAGTTCCGCGAGGCCGCCGAGGCCGGGGACAAGGAGAAGGCCGTGGAGCTGCAGCGGGTGGCCGCGCGCAAGCTCGACAAGGCTGTCAGCAAGGGCGTCATCCACAAGAACCAGGCCGCCAACAAGAAGTCGGCGATGGCGCAGCGCGTCAACAAGCTCTGA
- a CDS encoding VOC family protein: MDVLSSRILLNPKDPAITTAFYRDILGLAIYREFPGGTVFFLGGGFLEIVGRGEAERTDDVALWLQVRDLAATVAELRDKGVVLDREPRREPWGLDEAWLSDPDGTRIVLVEVPSDHPLRVDVRAPR, translated from the coding sequence ATGGACGTGTTGAGCAGCCGAATTCTGCTGAATCCGAAGGACCCCGCCATCACCACGGCGTTCTACCGGGACATCCTCGGGTTGGCGATCTACCGCGAGTTCCCCGGTGGCACGGTCTTCTTCCTCGGCGGTGGCTTCCTGGAGATCGTCGGTCGGGGCGAGGCGGAGCGGACCGACGACGTCGCGCTGTGGCTGCAGGTTCGCGACCTCGCCGCCACGGTGGCCGAGCTGCGGGACAAGGGGGTCGTCCTCGATCGCGAGCCGCGCCGTGAACCGTGGGGACTCGACGAGGCGTGGTTGTCCGATCCCGACGGTACGCGGATCGTGCTGGTGGAGGTGCCGTCCGACCACCCCTTACGGGTCGACGTCCGCGCCCCTCGGTGA
- a CDS encoding class I SAM-dependent methyltransferase has product MSSLGQVLDRAFGHPRGALGRLGGVVMARGNAATERHVVEIAKLTAEETVLVVGPGPGVGLAEAAARAHRVIGVDPSHEMLELCARRCADAVEAGTVVLRHATAARTGVDPASVDVVLSVNNVQLWEDRPAAFAELHRVLRPGGRMVLSVHQKWLPVTRHDLVAEVEAAGFTDTQTWTWQPPGPLAARAAQLRTYRPHR; this is encoded by the coding sequence ATGAGCTCTCTCGGACAGGTACTCGACCGCGCCTTCGGACATCCCCGCGGCGCTTTGGGCCGACTCGGCGGGGTGGTGATGGCCCGCGGGAACGCGGCGACCGAACGCCACGTCGTGGAGATCGCGAAACTGACGGCGGAGGAGACCGTGCTCGTCGTCGGACCGGGTCCGGGGGTCGGGCTCGCGGAGGCGGCCGCCAGGGCTCACCGGGTGATCGGCGTCGACCCCTCGCACGAGATGCTGGAGCTGTGTGCCAGGCGCTGCGCCGACGCCGTCGAGGCGGGCACCGTCGTGCTACGGCACGCCACTGCCGCCCGGACCGGGGTCGATCCCGCCTCCGTCGACGTCGTCTTAAGCGTCAACAACGTGCAGTTGTGGGAGGACCGGCCCGCCGCGTTCGCCGAACTGCACCGCGTCCTCCGCCCCGGTGGGCGGATGGTGCTCTCGGTGCACCAGAAGTGGCTACCGGTGACCCGACACGACCTGGTGGCCGAGGTGGAGGCCGCCGGATTCACCGACACGCAGACGTGGACCTGGCAGCCTCCGGGACCACTGGCGGCGCGGGCGGCACAGCTTCGGACGTACCGGCCTCACCGGTGA
- the lepA gene encoding translation elongation factor 4, translating to MTQPRPSADATFTPPEFIRNFCIIAHIDHGKSTLADRMLQLTGVVEERTMRDQYLDRMDIERERGITIKAQNVRLPWRYEGRDHVLHLIDTPGHVDFTYEVSRALEACEGAILLVDAAQGIEAQTLANLYLALDKDLHIIPVLNKIDLPAAEPDKYAAELAGIIGCEPDDVLRVSAKTGEGVRELLDQVVAQVPPPEGDPDAPPRALIFDSVYDTYRGVVTYIRVVDGKITPRERIKMMSTGATHELLEVGVISPEPKACDGLGVGEVGYLITGVKDVRQSKVGDTVTSDRKAATEPLAGYREPVPMVFSGLYPVDGSDYPDLREALDKLQLNDAALSYEPETSVALGFGFRCGFLGLLHLEITRARLEREFGLDLIATAPNVVYHVFMEDGSEHVVTNPSDWPSGGKIAEVREPVSKVTVIAPSEFIGAIMELCQSKRGQLLGMDYLSEDRVELRYKLPLAEIIFDFFDALKSRTRGYASLDYEEAGDQAADLVKVDILLQGEPVDAFSAIVHKDAAYSYGNRMASRLRELIPRQQFEVPIQAAVGSRIIARETIKAIRKDVLAKCYGGDISRKRKLLEKQKEGKKRMKTVGRVEVPQEAFVAALSTGDGDKGDKGKGKGKK from the coding sequence GTGACACAACCACGCCCGTCAGCTGACGCCACGTTCACGCCGCCGGAGTTCATCCGCAACTTCTGCATCATCGCCCACATCGACCACGGCAAGTCGACCCTGGCCGACCGCATGCTGCAGCTCACCGGTGTGGTCGAGGAACGCACGATGCGGGACCAGTACCTCGACCGCATGGACATCGAGCGGGAGCGGGGCATCACGATCAAGGCGCAGAACGTGCGCCTGCCGTGGCGGTACGAGGGCCGGGACCACGTGCTGCACCTCATCGACACGCCGGGGCACGTCGACTTCACCTACGAGGTCTCCCGTGCCCTGGAGGCCTGTGAGGGCGCGATCCTGCTGGTGGACGCGGCGCAGGGCATCGAGGCGCAGACCCTGGCGAACCTGTATCTCGCCCTCGACAAGGACCTCCACATCATCCCGGTCCTCAACAAGATCGACCTGCCCGCCGCGGAGCCGGACAAGTACGCGGCCGAGCTGGCGGGCATCATCGGCTGCGAGCCCGACGACGTGTTGCGCGTGTCGGCCAAGACGGGCGAGGGCGTGCGGGAACTGTTGGACCAGGTCGTCGCCCAGGTGCCGCCCCCCGAGGGGGACCCCGACGCGCCGCCGCGGGCGTTGATCTTCGACTCCGTGTACGACACCTACCGTGGCGTGGTCACCTACATCAGGGTCGTGGACGGCAAGATCACGCCGCGGGAACGCATCAAGATGATGTCCACCGGCGCCACCCACGAGCTGTTGGAGGTCGGCGTCATCTCTCCGGAGCCCAAGGCGTGCGACGGGCTCGGCGTGGGAGAGGTCGGCTACCTGATCACCGGCGTCAAGGACGTCCGCCAGTCGAAGGTCGGTGACACCGTCACCTCGGACCGCAAGGCGGCCACCGAGCCGCTGGCCGGGTATCGCGAGCCCGTGCCGATGGTGTTCTCGGGCCTGTACCCGGTGGACGGCTCCGACTACCCGGACCTGCGCGAGGCGCTCGACAAACTGCAGCTGAACGACGCCGCGCTGAGCTACGAGCCCGAGACCTCGGTGGCGCTGGGGTTCGGGTTCCGTTGCGGCTTCCTGGGGCTGTTGCACCTGGAGATCACCAGGGCCAGGTTGGAACGCGAGTTCGGGCTCGATCTGATCGCCACCGCCCCGAACGTGGTCTACCACGTGTTCATGGAGGACGGCAGCGAGCACGTCGTCACCAACCCCTCCGACTGGCCGTCGGGCGGCAAGATCGCCGAGGTGCGGGAGCCGGTCAGCAAGGTCACCGTGATCGCGCCCTCGGAGTTCATCGGCGCGATCATGGAGCTGTGCCAGAGCAAGCGTGGCCAGCTCCTGGGCATGGACTACCTGTCGGAGGACCGGGTCGAGCTGCGGTACAAGCTGCCGCTCGCCGAGATCATCTTCGACTTCTTCGACGCGTTGAAGTCGCGTACCCGCGGCTACGCGTCGTTGGACTACGAGGAGGCCGGCGACCAGGCCGCCGACCTGGTCAAGGTGGACATCCTGCTGCAGGGCGAGCCGGTGGACGCGTTCTCGGCGATCGTGCACAAGGACGCCGCCTACTCCTACGGCAACCGGATGGCCTCTCGGCTGCGTGAGCTGATCCCCCGGCAGCAGTTCGAAGTGCCGATCCAGGCTGCTGTGGGGTCCCGCATCATCGCCCGCGAGACGATCAAGGCGATTCGCAAGGACGTTCTCGCCAAGTGCTACGGCGGTGACATCTCGCGGAAGCGCAAGCTGCTGGAGAAGCAGAAGGAAGGCAAGAAGCGCATGAAGACGGTGGGCCGCGTCGAGGTGCCGCAGGAGGCGTTCGTGGCCGCGTTGTCCACCGGTGACGGAGACAAGGGCGACAAGGGGAAGGGCAAGGGCAAGAAGTAG
- a CDS encoding NAD(P)H-dependent flavin oxidoreductase produces the protein MFDSLRVPVIAAPMAGGPSTPELVAAVGRAGAFGYLAGGYLTAANLAEQIATVRRLSDAAFGVNLFVPGIRSTMDLSAYVERMEHEARRYGIEVGEPRWDDDGYSAKLDLLVEARVPVVSFTFGLPAGSDIERLHEVGTTVVVTVTSPEEARQAAEIGADALCVQGFEAGGHRSVFADDPADPYGGPLYGLLANVRLCAAVTDLPLVAAGGIVRGADVAAVVTAGAVAAQLGTAFLRADEAGTNPTQRRALAAGDRPTAVTRAFSGRPARGLVNRFLREHSEQAPAAYPQLHRLTKPIRAASGRAGDPEAMSLWAGQTYPLAEEGPAEAIVDRLWNEAREALRGATRRFE, from the coding sequence ATGTTCGACAGCCTGCGCGTGCCCGTGATCGCCGCGCCGATGGCCGGTGGCCCCTCCACGCCCGAGCTCGTCGCCGCGGTGGGGCGAGCCGGAGCCTTCGGATATCTGGCGGGTGGGTATCTCACCGCCGCGAATTTGGCCGAGCAGATCGCCACCGTGCGGCGCCTATCGGACGCCGCGTTCGGCGTGAACCTGTTCGTGCCGGGGATCCGCTCCACTATGGACCTGAGCGCGTACGTCGAGCGGATGGAGCACGAGGCACGGCGGTACGGGATCGAGGTGGGCGAGCCGCGGTGGGACGACGACGGCTACTCGGCGAAGCTCGACCTGCTGGTCGAGGCGCGGGTGCCCGTGGTCTCGTTCACGTTCGGGCTGCCCGCCGGTTCGGACATCGAACGGCTGCACGAGGTGGGCACCACCGTGGTCGTCACGGTGACGTCGCCGGAGGAGGCGCGCCAGGCGGCGGAGATCGGCGCCGACGCGCTGTGCGTGCAGGGTTTCGAGGCGGGCGGCCACCGGAGCGTGTTCGCCGACGACCCGGCCGACCCCTACGGCGGCCCGTTGTACGGCTTGCTGGCGAACGTGCGACTGTGCGCGGCGGTCACCGACCTGCCACTGGTGGCGGCGGGAGGCATCGTGCGGGGAGCCGACGTGGCGGCCGTGGTGACGGCCGGAGCGGTGGCCGCGCAACTGGGGACCGCGTTCCTCCGGGCCGACGAGGCGGGGACGAACCCCACCCAGCGCCGGGCACTCGCCGCCGGTGACCGTCCCACGGCGGTGACGCGGGCGTTCAGCGGCCGTCCCGCGCGCGGGCTGGTCAACCGGTTCCTGCGGGAGCACTCCGAGCAGGCGCCCGCCGCCTACCCGCAGTTGCATCGGCTGACCAAGCCGATCCGGGCAGCCTCCGGCCGGGCGGGTGACCCCGAGGCCATGTCGCTGTGGGCGGGCCAGACCTACCCGCTGGCCGAGGAGGGACCCGCCGAGGCGATCGTCGACCGGTTGTGGAACGAGGCGCGCGAGGCCCTGCGCGGGGCGACCCGCCGCTTCGAGTAG
- a CDS encoding zinc-binding dehydrogenase: MFAVYAKEPNADDPLSSLVVGERPDPEVPEGWVRVSIRAASLNMHDIWTLRGVGIKPDQFPMILGCDGAGVLEDGTEVVLHSVINDPAWRGDDTLDPKRTLLTEKYQGTFADSVVVPARNVLPKPAGLSFAEAATMGTAWLTAYRMLFVKSGLRPGQTMLVQGASGGVATALVQLGRAAGFRVWVTGRTEEKRALAEQLGAHATFEPGARLPERVDAVFETVGKATWSHSLKSLKPGGIVVVSGSTSGPDPSADLQRVFFLQLRVVGSTMGTRDELADLLSYVELAGIRPRIGAELPMTEAASGFADMLEGRTSGKIVFTR; encoded by the coding sequence ATGTTCGCCGTCTACGCCAAGGAACCCAACGCCGACGATCCGTTGTCCTCGCTCGTCGTGGGCGAGCGTCCCGACCCCGAGGTGCCCGAGGGCTGGGTGCGGGTGTCGATCCGCGCCGCCAGCCTGAACATGCACGACATCTGGACCCTGCGGGGGGTGGGGATCAAGCCGGATCAGTTCCCGATGATTCTCGGGTGCGACGGGGCCGGCGTGCTGGAGGACGGCACCGAGGTGGTGCTGCACTCCGTCATCAACGACCCCGCGTGGCGGGGCGATGACACGCTGGACCCGAAACGCACGTTGCTGACGGAGAAATACCAGGGCACCTTCGCCGACAGTGTGGTGGTCCCCGCCCGCAACGTGCTGCCCAAGCCCGCCGGACTTTCGTTCGCGGAAGCCGCCACGATGGGCACGGCGTGGTTGACCGCCTACCGCATGTTGTTCGTGAAGTCGGGGCTGCGGCCCGGCCAGACGATGCTGGTGCAGGGCGCGTCCGGTGGGGTCGCCACCGCGCTCGTCCAGCTCGGCCGCGCCGCGGGGTTCCGCGTGTGGGTGACCGGCCGCACGGAGGAGAAGCGCGCGCTGGCCGAGCAGCTCGGCGCCCACGCCACCTTCGAGCCGGGTGCCCGCCTGCCGGAGCGGGTGGACGCCGTGTTCGAGACCGTGGGCAAGGCCACGTGGTCGCACTCGCTGAAGTCGCTGAAGCCCGGCGGCATCGTCGTGGTCTCCGGGTCCACCAGTGGCCCCGACCCGAGCGCCGACCTGCAGCGGGTGTTCTTCCTGCAGCTGCGTGTGGTCGGCTCCACCATGGGAACCCGCGACGAGCTCGCCGACCTGCTCTCCTACGTCGAGCTCGCCGGGATCCGGCCGCGGATCGGAGCCGAACTGCCGATGACCGAGGCCGCCTCCGGGTTCGCCGACATGCTGGAGGGCCGCACCTCGGGCAAGATCGTCTTCACGCGCTGA
- a CDS encoding barstar family protein, with product MTVKPKLDSKTLADQARARGAYPHVVDTAAYPDRGSTLDAIAAALSLPEHFGRNLDTLYDGLTDLSWLPPGEHVLIWRAADVLKRADLRSYLVVHGVLSDAQRALTPRKGQPDGRSLTVVLAD from the coding sequence ATGACCGTCAAGCCTAAGCTGGACTCGAAGACACTCGCCGACCAAGCGCGCGCCCGCGGCGCGTACCCGCACGTGGTGGACACGGCGGCGTATCCGGACCGGGGGAGCACGCTCGATGCCATCGCGGCGGCACTGTCGCTGCCGGAGCACTTCGGCCGCAATCTCGACACCCTGTACGACGGGCTGACCGATCTGTCGTGGCTTCCGCCGGGGGAGCATGTGCTGATCTGGCGGGCCGCCGACGTACTCAAGCGCGCCGATCTCCGGTCGTACCTCGTGGTGCACGGGGTGCTCTCCGACGCCCAGCGCGCTCTCACCCCACGTAAGGGGCAGCCGGACGGGCGTAGCCTCACGGTGGTGCTCGCCGACTGA
- a CDS encoding enoyl-CoA hydratase family protein: MSDELVHYTAAAGVATITLDSPHNRNALSAQLRSELAASLERAIDDDAVRVIVLDHTGPVFCAGMDLKEAKGAGAGQQGVNEFPALLQRLWTSPKPVVAKLAGPARAGGVGLVAATDIAVAVDTATFAFTEVRIGVIPAVISVTVLPRLNPRAAHELFLTGETFDARRAAEIGLLNAAVPADELDATVDRYVTSLTLGGPAALAATKELLQGETARTMPETFEKLQALSARFFASEEGQEGIAAFAEKRKPRWVPERP, encoded by the coding sequence ATGTCTGACGAACTGGTGCACTACACCGCCGCCGCTGGAGTCGCCACGATAACCCTGGACTCCCCGCACAACCGCAACGCGCTGTCCGCGCAACTGCGCTCGGAACTCGCCGCAAGCCTGGAGCGCGCCATCGACGACGACGCGGTGCGCGTGATCGTGCTCGACCACACCGGCCCCGTCTTCTGTGCGGGCATGGACCTGAAGGAGGCCAAGGGCGCCGGGGCGGGGCAGCAGGGCGTCAACGAGTTCCCCGCCCTGCTCCAGCGGCTGTGGACGAGCCCGAAGCCGGTCGTGGCCAAGCTCGCCGGTCCCGCGCGCGCCGGCGGGGTGGGCCTGGTCGCCGCCACGGACATCGCCGTCGCGGTCGACACCGCCACGTTCGCGTTCACCGAGGTCCGGATCGGTGTCATTCCGGCCGTGATCTCGGTGACCGTGCTCCCCCGACTGAACCCCAGAGCCGCCCACGAGCTGTTCCTCACGGGTGAGACCTTCGACGCCCGGCGTGCCGCCGAGATCGGGCTGCTCAACGCCGCCGTGCCCGCGGACGAACTCGACGCCACGGTCGACCGCTACGTCACCTCCCTCACCCTGGGTGGGCCGGCCGCACTCGCGGCCACGAAGGAACTCCTGCAGGGGGAGACGGCCCGCACGATGCCCGAGACCTTCGAGAAGTTGCAGGCCCTGTCCGCGCGGTTCTTCGCCAGCGAGGAGGGCCAGGAGGGCATCGCCGCGTTCGCGGAGAAGCGCAAGCCCCGGTGGGTTCCCGAGCGTCCCTGA
- a CDS encoding sirohydrochlorin chelatase, translating to MNRHPALLVVAHGSRDPRSAATVRDLVGVLRGKAPELDVRESFLDLSSPRTDEALLRLHDEGHRHVVAVPLLLGSAYHARVDLPAIVADVTARSPHLRVTVASVLGPDPALQAVALDRVTEAGAAPDDPELGLVLAAVGSSHASANAVVGELAREWQERHACLVTPAFASATRPDVRSALVALRARGARRFAVASWFLAPGLLPDRVARLANEAEPGVLIAAPLGADTRVADVVLRRYAVSAGCARVSAVLERVSAVPVRGVGTPCGDLGTVSANTRT from the coding sequence GTGAACCGACATCCCGCGCTGCTGGTGGTGGCGCACGGAAGCCGTGATCCCCGCTCCGCGGCCACCGTGCGCGACCTCGTCGGCGTGCTGCGCGGAAAAGCCCCGGAACTGGACGTTCGGGAGTCGTTCCTCGACCTGTCGTCCCCGAGGACGGACGAGGCGCTCCTCCGCCTGCACGACGAGGGGCACCGGCACGTCGTAGCGGTGCCCCTGCTGCTGGGCAGCGCCTACCACGCCCGCGTCGACCTGCCCGCGATCGTCGCCGACGTGACCGCCCGGTCGCCGCACCTGCGGGTCACGGTGGCCTCCGTCCTCGGCCCCGACCCGGCACTGCAGGCGGTGGCGCTGGACCGCGTCACCGAGGCGGGCGCAGCCCCGGACGACCCCGAGCTGGGGCTCGTGCTGGCGGCCGTGGGGTCCTCGCACGCCTCGGCGAACGCGGTGGTCGGGGAGCTCGCGCGAGAGTGGCAGGAACGGCACGCCTGCCTGGTGACCCCGGCGTTCGCGAGCGCGACCCGGCCCGACGTGCGGTCGGCGCTGGTCGCGTTACGCGCCCGTGGTGCCCGACGATTCGCCGTCGCGTCGTGGTTCCTCGCGCCGGGTTTGCTGCCCGACCGGGTGGCGCGACTGGCGAACGAGGCCGAACCGGGCGTGCTGATCGCCGCCCCTCTCGGCGCCGACACCCGAGTGGCCGACGTCGTCCTGCGCCGCTACGCCGTGTCCGCAGGTTGTGCACGCGTGTCCGCAGTTCTCGAACGCGTGTCCGCAGTTCCGGTACGCGGTGTCGGTACGCCGTGTGGCGACCTCGGTACGGTAAGTGCAAACACCCGCACATAA